A region of the Lycium barbarum isolate Lr01 chromosome 1, ASM1917538v2, whole genome shotgun sequence genome:
tttggacatatttgatagccttgccggcttttcgatatatgtatatgcttatgtttGTGTCAGATACAGTTGGAtacagtttgagacggcatatagcagttatagccatatatgctatttgtatgtgattcgatatggataggtacgtttgggtgcccaactagggcgccagtcgcggtccacggggctgggtcgtgacatagacaCTTCAGGTGAATCATTCCTATttcacttagacactttttgcaccgttatcggagcaaaaccaatACCAAAGGGGGTGCCACCTCATTGCATACCCAACCAGCCCAAAAGTTCCAATTTTTAATGGTCAAAACTCTACGAATttacaaattagtgaatttacaattaaaatgagttggcacaatttaattgagttgacacaatttaaatgagttggcacaatttaattggccacttaatccacgtaggagacgactggtgttggttttgctccgataacggtgcaaaaagtgtctaagtggaatacGAATGACtcacctgaagtgtctaaatggaacaaggtccactttaggtgctcaagtgaaagaagtggacgaccacaaGTGTTTGTCGATGTGTTTggcctttattttattttctttttcaccagccgccccctcctcctcctccaaCCCCtcccccccaattttttttttttaaaagttttgattttctttatttattttttcatccccctcctcctcctcccaaccCTCCCTCTCCCCCCGCTCCTTCTCCTCCCACACCTTgccccctaattttttttttttaattttgatttttttttgtcagcccccactcctcctcctccccccatttttttttaaataaattttttcttttctttttttttaaaaaaaatttgatttttttttaccaGCCCCCACTCCCCTTCCTCGCCCCCAACACCCCCCtctccccaatttttttttttttaaattttgaaaagtttttccttttgttttttttgcacccccccccccccccccccacaaaatgatttttcttaaaaagaagttttgattttttttttttggtttcttacttcccccaccacccaaaaaaaaatattaattttgtttttaaaaaaaagttttgaaaagtttttatttttggttttttgcaaccCCCCctcactccaaaaaaaaaaaaatcttcaaagGAACctttgaagatttttttttttttggtttaggaaaagtttggataaatccaggttgttgttgttatgtgtttgtagtgaaataaatggtttttctgttgttgtccaggtatggttcagggtttaggaaaataTATTCAACAGatagtttttttgttcttgtcctggtatttatctggttcCTTTTGTGgaagataaccaacagatttgtagtcaCAGTCTGAACTTTTTGCTCTTGATAAAGCAACATCAAGTTGATCGTGTGAAAAGACAGGTTCACGTAAATAAATTCCTACGGAATCTAGTGTCTGACCTTGAGCTTTATTTATAGTCATAGCAAAACATAGTCGAACAGGAAATTGTGTTCTCTGAAATTGAATAGGCAATTTTTCGTCTGGTGAACATAACAATGGTATTCGAGGAATAAAAACATGTTTACCTTTAAAGTCACCACTTGCAATTTTAGCACTAATAATATGAGTtttgaaatcagaacaaattaaGTGTGTACCCTTCAGAAGGATTTAAATTACGTAGTAGTATAACTGGACAATTTTGCTTTACAACTAACTTATAAGGAGGCAAACCAGTAGGATTCAAAGAATGGAGGAAATCTTCAAATTGGCTTTGATCTTTTGGCTCTACAGTTTCATCAATTCCAATGAATGTCACGGCAGTTGTAGGAAACTTATCTATGAACATCTGATTAATTTCGTTTACGAAATCATTTTTGGTCGTTAAGATAACACGTGATGTTACGGAGGATGTATCAGACATGAGCATCTCTAGATTGGGATAAACAGTTTTGAATAAAATATCTAATGATTCTTTCTCATTCGTAAAAGGAATAAGAAATGATTTTGGAACCTCGATTTTATCATGTTCATTAACTTCTTCTCTTCCATGTCCAATTCTTAGTAAATACTCACAAAATGCAGGATCTTTGCATGCACGCATATTTTGTGTCAAACGGAATTTTTGAAGATGATCCCAGATATTTGAATACAATAAACATTCACGTATGAAATCCTTTTTTGCCCCGCTTTTCACAACAGGTAAAGTCTGTCTAAAATCGCCTCCAAAAACTACGACTTTTCCACCAAATAGTGTATTTATACCCATAACATCTCTAAAGAGTGAATCAAAAGTCTCAACAAGTTTTTTCCTAGCCATTGATACTTCATCCCACACTATCAGTTTTGCATCTTGAATTAAAAATGCAAGTGAACTCTGTTTACTTATATTGCAACAGTAATTTTCACCTACATCAATAGGAAGTTTAAAACACGAGTGAGCAGTTCGTCCTCCAGGGAGCACTGAAGCTGCAACACCAGAAGTTGTTGTGGCTATAGCTATAAATCCCTTTAATCGTACAGTAGCTAATAAAGCGCGGTATAAGAATGTTTTTCCCGTTCCTCCAGGCCCATCAATAAAGAATGCTCCTGGTTTATTTGAGAATATTCTATTAAGTATGGTCATGTACGCTTGTTCTTgttctttatttagttttttaTATAGTAATAAATCTTCTTCAGTTACAATTATGTTTCTTTCTAAATGGGTGTCTCTAGCCTCTTGCATTATTCTAGAAGATGTAATATTTTCTGACGTGAGTTTAAATTCATTGATATTCCATCCCATTGAATGCAATATATCATTTATGTGGCTTAGAACTAAATAACGAATGTTCTTTGTTTGTATGTTTGGTATAGCTGTAAAGTCTTCAGACATGGAGCTTTCAAATCTTTCCCATAATCCTTTTGGATTAGCAGGACTACAATATACTAATAGTGTGGCAAGCTTTGGAAAAATGTATAGAGGTTGTTGTAGCTAGGTAGTTTCTGATTTGGAAATTTGAGAATTTGATGTTCCACATGATAGATATCAAACATTAATGTGAATTGGATTTTCTGTTTCTAGATACCAAGAGAGTTCAAAATGTTGAGGAAAAGGTATGCAAACTTTTATAGAAGTTTGAGCACGTCTGGGTTTTATGTAGTGCCTAAATTAAAGATCCTGCAGTTGTAACTAAACTTGAAATGTTCATGGAGATAAAGAGGATCTTTGATTGAGATGCCACATGGATTAGAGTGTGAGTTCAGTTTTAAGCAGAAGATTGTTTAGCATGTTGAAGGAGTCATAGGAAGTTGCTTTACCTATAACATGCCTGCTCACACAGGTGTATTAAGGGAAAATGAAAGAGTTCCAGTGAAGCGCCATGAAGCGTCTCAGCAGTGTATAAACATAAATGTGAAACTTTAAACCCGTATATGCTGAAAATGGTaaggaaaataagaagaagaagacagaGATGTGCTCCTCTTTACATAATTAGAAAGCtccttgggaattttttttcttaatttttgccTCAAATGAGACTAGACTTTTGGATGAAATGTTGTTAAACATAAGATGGAGGAAAGAGTAGGGGTGAAAACTTCAGTCTTATGAATTTTATTGGGATAGCTCTCACTATGCAATAAAGACACCAGGTAATAAAAAAAGTTTCCACCACCTTTGGATTTAAATATGAATCCACCCCCTTTTTTAAGATGCACAGCCTCACATGGGACGAGGAGGTCACTTGAGTACTCATTtgataaagaaagaaaacaaatgtAAAGCAGAGAAGGGATAACTTAGAGTTTTATCTTTATTCCCCCAAATCAGAAACAATGATGCCCGTTAACACTTCTGGAAGCTTGTGATGACCAGTCTTTTTATGTGTAGGGCTGGACCATATAAGATATGGGTTCACGTGAATCCAATATATTTTATTCATACTCTGTATTTGtattaagaaattaataaaatatttataaatatttgacaGTGAACCAATTCTTATTATAAGAGTATTATTTGAGGTCGTTATACGAACTCATAAACGTCACATTTTCAATCTGCCTTCGTTTATGTGTCCCTAAAGTTTGCTTTTCAGTTCCCTTAATCTAATTGTTGCAAAGCACAAATTTACTTTCCTCTCCTAGAGTGAAGCTCTTTCTAAATTTTCCAGTGTTGCaaattttctatatttgcttttgcATTTGGTGTAAGGAGCAAGAAAATATTAAATAATTAAGTTTCGACAACTCATTTCATGTGGTATTAGTATTTTCCAATACTCGTTGGAGTGATTTATATAACGACATCAAGTTAGCCACAAAATGTGAGTTATAGAAGGGTAATTCTATCTTATCTGCACATGCATGTCTGAAAATAGATGACTGGTGTATATGTAATtctatattatttttattactgaTCAGTGACACCTTTTCAATTTTTGGCACTAACTAATTACTGCAAATCGATATGTCCATACAAAAATCTGTTGTATCAAGCTTGTTCTTGGCTGGTTGATATATGTGCATGTGCAAATTTTCCTTCTTTATTTGTAGATACAAGTTTCGAAATATATGCCTAGATGCATGtttttggtttttgattttggtTCTACAAAATTCAAAATGGTATTTGAGTATGAAAATGGGTCCTTTACGGTCTTATTGAGGGTGAAATTGGTGTTTAGCAATACAATCTATTTTGGGGGATAAATAATGATCAGAGTAGGTTAGCGGCGGAAGAAATTGAATACATTGGTTTGGAAATGATGAAAAAAATATTCTAatgatgaaaagaatattctttcttttcaatAGCACCCAACAACTTTAATATTAATCATTGGGAACAAAGAAGTCCCAATTGTGTGATGCCAAAAAAGGTACTTCCTAAGATGAACACCCCCTAGGTTTCTGAAATCTATGAGAGTTCATTTTAGTACAGTTGTGTCTTTGCATGGCTCAATACTTTGCCTTACTAGATGATTTCTGTATTTTTGAGATTCAATACGAGTTGTATCTTTTACCATGGATGATTATGAACGTACAGGGAAGAGAGTTGACGTTGAAGAGTGTAGTTTATACCATATGTTACTTTATTCAAATTTCTATACGTTGTACTTCTAAGTTTTCTGTACGCTATAACTTAATCAaccaaaaatgtttttttttaatccttTGTGCAGATGCATTTACAATCTCACCTATTGATTTTTATTTGACGTCTCAAATGATTAAAAAATGCTTGGCAATGCAGTATCAATTTTTCTAAACTTGAGAATATCAAACTACTGCACCATTTGCTACAGTTTGACGATTAACAGGTAAATTGTTTACTAGAGTaaattttattattgtttattatCTTTCCTTCACATTATTTCGGGAGCCGGTGTGGAACTGTTTCTTTGTGTATTATGCTATTATACAAACTTCATATGGATTGGACATTTGTATTTTTTACTGTCTATGTTGACATTTATTATTCGTGCACAGAACTTAGTAGTTTAGTAGAGCAACCTTTTCTCTGTACAACAGTCAGAGTCACTCCACTTTGATATGTAAACGGTGGATCTCCTCTTGGATGGAACTATTGTACGCCCACTCCTGTAGATGATATAAGAATGCCACCCCACTGCATCTTAACCATTCTGCTTTTCCTCAATTGGCTGACGCAATTAAAGAACACGTCATCTATGTGAGCTCCGAATGAAGTTCTAAGTATAAGATCTAAATCTCTAGCTTGTAATACAGGATTTAACTTTCTGCGAACCTTTTTGCCCAACATGATTGTCTTTGCTTATTGATTGTGGTGCCCCATTCCTTAAGAAATGTCTTGGGTATCTAATAGCTTGCCGGGTATCCTTGGATTTTCAAGTTAGTGTCATTGACCAATTGCTGAACCCACTATATTCCACTACCCTAAAGCTCAAAATCTGTCTATAGCCTTCCATATATGCTTGTATTATTTTCGGACCTGCCTATGCTTGAAGTAAATAAGAACAGATGAGCTAGAACCCTATTAGACTACATTGAGAAGCTAGAAGTGTTGCTTTATGAGCATCTAATTTGCGTAGCGCGGTAGTGAATGTGGTT
Encoded here:
- the LOC132613812 gene encoding uncharacterized protein LOC132613812, which encodes MTILNRIFSNKPGAFFIDGPGGTGKTFLYRALLATVRLKGFIAIATTTSGVAASVLPGGRTAHSCFKLPIDVGENYCCNISKQSSLAFLIQDAKLIVWDEVSMARKKLVETFDSLFRDVMGINTLFGGKVVVFGGDFRQTLPVVKSGAKKDFIRECLLYSNIWDHLQKFRLTQNMRACKDPAFCEYLLRIGHGREEVNEHDKIEVPKSFLIPFTNEKESLDILFKTVYPNLEMLMSDTSSVTSRVILTTKNDFVNEINQMFIDKFPTTAVTFIGIDETVEPKDQSQFEDFLHSLNPTGLPPYNAKIASGDFKGKHVFIPRIPLLCSPDEKLPIQFQRTQFPVRLCFAMTINKAQGQTLDSVGIYLREPVFSHDQLDVALSRAKSSDCDYKSVGYLPQKEPDKYQDKNKKTIC